From a single Atribacteraceae bacterium genomic region:
- a CDS encoding glutamine--tRNA ligase/YqeY domain fusion protein, with translation METELSEKGTNFLEQIIIDDLKSGRVKTVKTRFPPEPNGYLHIGHAKSICLNFELAEKFGGDCNLRFDDTNPQKEEAEYEKAIIQDVRWLGFRWRAICYASDYFRQFYEWALELINFGKAYVDHQSAEEIREARGTLTEPGKESPYRNRTIEENLSLFEKMKKGDFAEGHCVLRAKIDMTHPNLNMRDPVMYRILKKPHYHTGDTWCIYPLYDFAHGYEDAIEGITHSICTLEFENHRSLYDWFLDNVSVPCRPQQYEFARLNLSYTVMSKRLLLELVNRGIVAGWGDPRMPTISGLRRRGYTPASLRRFCHEIGVARVESLVEIEFLHHIIREELNRTAPRRMAVLKPLKVVIENYPAGKIEELAAENNPEDPAGGTRPMLFSRNLFIEEDDFMENPPKKFFRLAPGREVRLKHAYIISCREVVKDVAGRIVELRCLYDPDSRSGSVQAGRKVKGTLHWVAEKAALRATVRLYDNLFTLRDLSRMEEGKTYEDYLNPDSLQVFDGVLIEPSLAKAHPADRFQFLRQGYFCADQEHTPDRPLFNRIVSLRDTWAKISAQTE, from the coding sequence ATGGAAACGGAGCTTTCCGAGAAGGGAACCAATTTTCTGGAACAGATCATCATCGACGACTTGAAGAGTGGTCGGGTCAAGACCGTGAAGACCCGTTTTCCTCCGGAGCCGAACGGATATCTGCATATTGGTCATGCCAAATCGATCTGTCTCAATTTCGAACTGGCTGAAAAATTTGGTGGCGACTGCAATCTGCGCTTTGATGATACCAATCCGCAAAAAGAAGAAGCTGAATACGAAAAAGCCATCATTCAGGATGTCCGGTGGCTGGGATTTCGCTGGCGTGCCATATGCTACGCTTCCGATTACTTTCGGCAGTTTTACGAATGGGCCCTGGAATTGATCAATTTCGGAAAAGCCTATGTCGACCACCAGAGTGCCGAGGAAATCCGGGAAGCCCGGGGGACCTTGACCGAGCCAGGGAAGGAGTCGCCTTACCGGAACCGTACAATCGAAGAAAACCTGTCATTATTCGAAAAAATGAAAAAGGGGGACTTCGCGGAAGGTCATTGTGTCCTACGGGCGAAAATCGATATGACCCATCCCAACTTGAATATGCGGGATCCCGTGATGTATCGCATCCTGAAAAAACCACATTACCATACGGGAGACACCTGGTGTATCTACCCCCTGTACGACTTTGCCCATGGTTATGAGGATGCCATCGAGGGGATCACTCATTCGATATGTACCCTGGAGTTTGAAAACCACCGTTCTCTGTACGACTGGTTTCTGGATAACGTCAGTGTTCCCTGTCGGCCTCAGCAGTATGAATTTGCCCGGCTCAACCTCAGTTACACGGTGATGAGTAAGCGGTTGCTGCTTGAGTTGGTGAACCGGGGTATTGTAGCGGGTTGGGGCGATCCAAGAATGCCCACCATCAGTGGTCTACGCCGGAGGGGCTACACTCCCGCCTCCCTCCGCCGCTTCTGCCACGAGATCGGGGTGGCGCGGGTGGAGAGCCTGGTCGAAATCGAATTTCTCCATCACATCATCCGGGAGGAATTGAACCGAACCGCTCCCCGGAGAATGGCGGTGCTCAAACCGCTCAAGGTGGTGATCGAGAACTATCCGGCAGGGAAAATCGAGGAACTCGCCGCGGAGAACAATCCCGAAGACCCGGCCGGTGGCACGCGTCCGATGCTCTTTTCGCGAAATCTTTTCATCGAAGAGGATGACTTCATGGAAAACCCGCCCAAGAAGTTTTTTCGTCTCGCTCCCGGACGGGAAGTGCGCCTCAAACACGCCTATATTATCAGTTGCCGGGAGGTGGTCAAGGACGTTGCAGGGCGGATTGTGGAACTGCGTTGCCTTTACGATCCCGACTCGCGCAGCGGTTCTGTCCAGGCGGGCAGGAAGGTCAAGGGGACCCTCCACTGGGTGGCGGAAAAAGCGGCGCTGAGGGCGACGGTGCGCCTCTACGATAACCTGTTCACCCTGCGGGACCTCTCACGGATGGAGGAGGGAAAAACTTACGAAGACTACCTGAACCCCGACTCTCTCCAGGTGTTTGACGGAGTATTAATCGAACCCTCCCTGGCCAAAGCACATCCGGCGGACCGTTTTCAGTTCCTTCGCCAGGGCTATTTTTGTGCCGATCAGGAACACACACCGGATCGACCCCTTTTCAACCGGATCGTATCTCTCAGGGATACCTGGGCGAAAATCAGCGCTCAAACCGAGTGA
- a CDS encoding diguanylate cyclase, translating to MRETDNSNTPLPGDPDQTFKADRVSREKTVRIFIHESVDSYRAFTRDLSLQKDLLSLSFHDQLTGLFNRRYFETEMRRLDTRRQLPLSVVMGDINGLKLVNDAFGYQKGDHLLMSFSGILRESCRQEDVIARWGGDEFTILLPQTPEEKGKEICSRILERCLQKRWKPIPISASLGLATKIHPNQVLASVLQQAEEKMFHEKTLKSSTVRRIFLEALKYQLFEIHQETWHNSEGKILELHLALGKSFQLSKRQLEELLKLAMLHDIGKIALPREVLIKPGFLTPAEWDIVKKHPEIGFRIVQYFPDLAPLADSILSYRERWDGTGYPLGISGGKIAYLARLSNIINAFLAMTHNRPHQRAKSTAQAIREIEASAGQKFDPSIVTQFLKIVSESK from the coding sequence ATGAGAGAAACTGATAACTCAAACACCCCTCTTCCGGGCGACCCTGATCAGACATTCAAAGCTGACCGGGTTTCCAGAGAGAAAACCGTCCGCATCTTTATCCACGAGAGCGTCGATTCCTATAGAGCTTTTACCCGAGACTTAAGCCTACAAAAAGACCTTCTTTCGCTGAGCTTTCACGACCAGTTGACCGGACTGTTCAACCGTCGGTACTTCGAGACGGAAATGCGCAGACTCGACACCAGACGGCAACTCCCACTTTCAGTGGTTATGGGCGATATCAATGGTCTCAAGCTGGTCAACGACGCGTTCGGCTACCAAAAGGGAGACCATCTTTTAATGTCCTTTTCCGGAATTCTTCGGGAGTCATGCCGGCAGGAGGACGTCATTGCCCGTTGGGGAGGGGACGAGTTTACCATTCTTCTCCCCCAAACCCCGGAGGAAAAGGGAAAAGAAATTTGCAGCCGGATCCTGGAAAGGTGCCTCCAGAAGCGATGGAAGCCGATTCCCATCAGCGCTTCTCTCGGTCTGGCCACGAAAATCCACCCGAACCAGGTGTTGGCTTCTGTCCTTCAGCAAGCCGAAGAGAAGATGTTTCACGAAAAAACCCTAAAAAGCAGTACCGTCCGGCGGATTTTTTTAGAAGCCCTGAAATACCAACTTTTTGAAATCCATCAGGAAACCTGGCATAACAGTGAGGGGAAAATCCTTGAACTCCATCTGGCCCTGGGAAAAAGTTTCCAACTGTCCAAACGCCAGTTGGAAGAGTTGCTGAAGCTGGCAATGCTCCATGACATTGGAAAAATTGCCCTCCCTCGAGAGGTTCTGATAAAACCGGGATTCCTCACACCAGCCGAATGGGATATCGTCAAAAAACATCCGGAAATCGGTTTCCGTATTGTACAGTATTTTCCCGATCTCGCGCCCCTGGCCGATTCGATACTCTCTTACCGGGAACGCTGGGATGGGACCGGCTACCCGCTTGGTATTTCCGGGGGAAAAATCGCGTACCTCGCCCGATTATCCAACATCATCAACGCATTTCTCGCCATGACTCATAACCGCCCACACCAAAGAGCCAAGAGCACCGCCCAGGCTATCCGGGAAATCGAAGCTTCGGCTGGACAAAAATTCGATCCGAGTATCGTTACTCAATTCTTAAAGATCGTCAGTGAGTCCAAATAG
- a CDS encoding peptidylprolyl isomerase, whose protein sequence is MSRLVKIVSILCCLSLFFGTAVFAQTAPPESTDPVLARVGEIQIKQSEIDEFLSRIDPQMAIQFNSPEGRQRILEELVNQSLYYQWAIADQLDQNEDFQRDLESIRKNLLTQYAVETVFSDITVEDTAIEAYYEANSTRFTTPERIRASHILVDSAEEAETILAEIAGGLPFEEAASKYSDCPSREQGGDLGFFERGRMVVEFEDAAFALAINELSAVVESRFGFHIIKLTDRQSPGTRPLADVKEEIRQILTGQQQEALYREKLAELRERFEVVMFEE, encoded by the coding sequence ATGTCCCGCTTGGTAAAGATTGTTTCTATTCTGTGTTGTCTGTCCCTTTTTTTTGGCACTGCGGTGTTTGCCCAAACCGCCCCTCCTGAATCAACCGATCCCGTGCTCGCTCGGGTCGGGGAAATACAGATCAAGCAGTCAGAAATCGACGAATTTCTGTCCCGGATCGATCCGCAAATGGCTATCCAGTTCAACTCTCCCGAAGGACGCCAGAGAATTTTGGAAGAATTGGTCAACCAGAGCCTCTATTACCAGTGGGCTATAGCGGACCAGTTGGACCAGAACGAAGATTTTCAAAGGGACTTGGAGAGTATCCGGAAAAATCTGCTGACCCAGTATGCCGTAGAAACCGTGTTTTCCGATATCACCGTTGAAGACACTGCTATCGAGGCTTATTATGAGGCAAATTCAACCCGGTTCACCACCCCGGAAAGGATCCGGGCCAGCCATATTCTGGTTGATTCCGCCGAGGAAGCGGAAACAATTCTCGCGGAGATCGCAGGGGGTCTCCCCTTCGAAGAGGCGGCTTCAAAGTATTCCGATTGTCCCTCCCGGGAACAGGGCGGCGACCTCGGATTTTTCGAGAGGGGCCGGATGGTCGTTGAATTTGAGGACGCAGCCTTCGCTCTGGCGATCAATGAGCTCAGCGCTGTGGTGGAAAGCCGGTTTGGCTTTCACATCATCAAGCTCACCGACCGCCAAAGCCCGGGCACACGGCCTTTGGCGGATGTGAAAGAAGAAATCCGCCAAATCTTGACCGGTCAACAACAGGAAGCGTTATACCGAGAGAAACTCGCTGAACTCCGGGAGCGATTCGAAGTGGTGATGTTCGAGGAATAA